Within the Molothrus aeneus isolate 106 chromosome 1, BPBGC_Maene_1.0, whole genome shotgun sequence genome, the region GGAAATCTTCCCCAAGGAACCACCATGAAGATTTACTTCTTTTCAGATAACCCAAGCACAGGTTAACAATAACAGAAGTTCATAACAGCTTAACAAACACAGATCTAGGAGGAAATAATCTCAAAGGTCTATTGCTACAGCCAACTTCCACACTAGGAATCGTTCATGCTGTGACACCATGCAGACTGAGCTCTTAGCACTGGTATAAAGCCATGCCACAGTAACACAAAGTAGctgatgatgacgatgatgtTCTTCTGCATGACTCAACCCTCACTACCAGAAGAGGAAGCAGGGTCAATACTTTTCTTGGAAGATGCCCAGAACAGACCAAGAGGACAAACCCAGCCTTGTCCCCAGGGGTACAAGGGGACCCTCTCTAACTGGGATTACAGTACATTGGGAAGGGAGGTTGCCCACAGGAGGGCTCTCAGTCTGATGTTACAATGAACCAGTTTTTACCACAGCCAATACAATGCCCTGACAAGCAGCAGGTAGAGACAGTAAGTAAAtatccttttatttcttcatatttgCAACCAGAGGTTGCAAAGCCGGgtataataggaaaaaaaacccaaaaaactccagAAATCATCATGGCAACAAGCAAATGTGTGCAAAgaactttttctttcaaatgcaagTGAGAACTTAAACCCAAACTTTTCTCTAATGTTAGGATACCATTGCAGTAAGAGTTGCTAATGGAGAAGCAGGACCATTTTTTGGTTTATCTGAGCCCCTTTATTTCAAAGTTTACCTCTTGTATTTTTCAAGTGCTGTGAACATGTTATGTTTCACAAACATGCTAAATGGAGTATCTACAGTGGTTGTTTACTCTCTATAATAAACAAAAGTTGTAATAAAGTATTTCAAAtagaacacaaaaaaaagtgGTGTTTGCTAATCATTAAAAAAGACTTAACTCCCAATACCACAGAAGGATGtaatgaaaggattttatttcatattgaacaaaattatttgcttgTTCTGAAAtggtttcatttaattttaaccTCGCTTTCCTCCCACTTTCTAAAGGATAACTTCACAGGAAATTTCTAAACAGAAAGTTTTGAGATCATGCTTCAATCTTCTTTTTCCAACACCAAAAAAAGACATACCATACCAAGACACTTCAACCACATTTTTCTCCTGAATGGATTAGTAAAACCAATACAAATTCACATCACTTGACAGCGTTGCCCACTcatcctgcttttattttttgccaGGGTGCATTTTGCTGTATACTGGCTTCTGACATTTGCATGTTCTGACTGACAGCTGAACCCCAGTGCTTTTTGGGTAACTGGTTTGGTTATTTTAGGAGCAGAGTCAGCTTCAGGGTGGTAGatgttctgtatttttgttttacaaCTAAAAAACAAGACAACGTTGTCATACTCCCTCTGCTTATGAAGACTAGCAGATGTCAAATATCTGCAATTTTGATTTGGTCCAAGCATTTTTCATACAAGAGCTCTCACTTCTGCCAGTAGAGATTGGGCAGATGGTAGAACAGTCAGCTGAGGGCTTCAGAACACAATGGGTCTTGGCCCTAAAGTTGCTCATTGTTTATTCATGTCTAATATGTGGAAACTAAATAGATACTCAGAAGAGTTATTTGATAACTTGGGTTTTAGTCCTAATGCTGTCTATAAACATATAATTGTTGAAATGCTTATGATCAGACTCAAATGTAGCAATGCTGTTACAACAAAAATCACATACCACAGAAATGCATGAACATTTGGGTGTATTTAACAGACAAACAGTGATCTTTACAACACGGCTCATTAGTAGACTTGTACTACACCATCCTAGCCTGGCTTTCTCCAACCAGATCACAAAACCCCTAAGAATTCAAACTATCAGGAGCTCCTATGGACTCTTTTGGGAACATCCTTAAAAATTGGCTTCACGGGTCTTCAGCATAAGCTTCCATGCTTTCCAGAACATACCTCTCTGGGTGTAACTGGACTTGGCACCTGCACCATTCTTCAAGCCACTAAAATATTTACTGCAAACTTAAAGTGGTGAAGAGAGGCTCCAGCTGGCCTTCTCCACTGGACAGTCTCAGTCTATGCAACCTCTTAAACAAAAACTCTGGCATTGGAAATACATCCTGAAGCTTTGCTTGAACACCAAGTGCTGTACACAAGTATTGTGCTTTAATGTTTACATCTTTTGACAACACACTGCTCACCAATGAGTTCATCAGTAAATCATGACCCTTAGAGGAAACAGAGAGGCAAAAATCATCATTCTTGAGGAGCTGAGGATGCAGGGAGTAATCAAGAGTCAAAGTACCACTGCCAGAACTGTAGAAGCATATGAGACCAAGGTAAGTGTCATATGAAACTGGACTCCTGCtacagctctggctctgctgtgagcaCCCTGAGATGCAGCTTTTGCATGCTAAAAGCATCCACACATTTGTCCTCTAAGACGTTTAGAAGCAAGTTGTTTAACAGAGAACTGTGTTGTAGGAGTGTTAACACAACAGAAGTTGGCAATAGTTTCCAGTTGTTTACAGTTTCTGGGCTTGTTTCAAATGCGGACAAAGGTAATAACAGTACTAAATAACCTGCTCTTTGAAAAACTCACTGGAAGGGCATACCAGTAAGGGATACGAGCTTGTTTCTCAGGCCCATGAAACTAGAAGAAAAGTTGCTATCAGGACTTAAAATGAAACTTAAGTTAAGACATCAGAAATCTCTAATAGCAACACTTCTGAGAAATCTACAGTTCATATTTGATCTCAACCTAAGCAACCTTTAcaaaattgatttaaaaaaaaatctagaactGGTATTTGACTAAGAAGCTAGTGTccattttctttgcattcaTGGCTTATTTTGGCTTCTGAACtcaagttttttattttgttgtcaAGCATTGTGCTGAGGATCAGATGCCTCTTCTAGATAGGCTTTTGAGTACAGATGTCAAGAAAGAGAGGGTCTGCAGGACATCTGTAAGGAGTTTAACACCTTTATGGATATGCATTGTTCAAAGCATGGTCCCACCACTGCTTGAACACTGCAGCAATTCAAGCTTGAACCCAGGATGATTCTGGGTAGCTTTATCATTTGAGGGAAGCCATTCACAGATCTCTAACCTCAGCCACTTAcattattgaaaagaaaatttcacagaaactttgatattctgtgattctgcaataAAAAAGGACTAAACAAGCAAGGGCTGTGTTACAGTCTGGCCACTGGTGCTGCCTAACGCATCTCCTATTACCAGCACTTTGGAAAACGGGGATAGAGGGTCACCAAGTACAGCTTCTCTATAGCCTTTACTTCACTCAGATTTTTGAGTATCCAAGAGGATTGGTCCCTCTGTGGCTAAATTTAGGTAACATACTGCAGGCaggtttttgtatttttccccttcatAACAGAGGCAATTGTCTGCTCTTTTTCTCCTATTGTATTAAAAAGCTGCCTGGTATTAAATTACACACACTCTTTTATTGACAGGAACTCAGTCTTTGCTATTTCTCCTTAGAGAATTTCTATTCTCCCAACAGGAAGAAGGCACTTTTTTCAGTCTTAAAATGAGtacagcttttaaaatgaaCTTCATATTTTTTGCCAACAAAGCCAACTTTTCCAAGCAATACTTTATATTTGAGCTGGGCCCACTGCTGGGTAGCCTACAAGTGAAAACATAAATCTCTATCAGTAGCTGTTAACTATTAGCTCTCCCTTAGCAGCAACAGAAAACGCAGCTTGTGCTGCCTTCCTTGAGAATAACTTACTCCATTAAAGCTCAAATCCAGCAGATTTCCTATGAATAGGCAGATCAAACAGAGACACAGTAGAAAAGGTGCAGTACCCAGACATACTGCAAATTATAACATGCAGCTCTGAATTTTGCTCATTAACACACAGGTTATTACACACATTAACACATCACAACACTATAAAAGATGAGTACAACCAGGTTTGAGATTATTTTTACAGTAATACTCGGGAGAGAACCTTGCTAGAGCTTTCCCTTTGTGTGCATAGTTCTGCTTCACATAAGTATCTGCCTCCCTTAAGCCTTGGCAGCATCACCCATCTTCTCCAGATTTCCTGCCACAGCCAATACTGTGAAACAGCCACATTAGAAGCTTTTGTCTTCCAACCATCCCTTACTTTATCTTGAACAAAGGAACTCAAAGCAGTACAAGTTAGGATGTCTTGTTACACTTCTTTCTCTAAGCATTACTGCCCTAAAGGAGCAGCACCTTTGAGAGCAACATTTTATTGATCTAGCATCACAAAGCCAAGCCATACACACCATGTATGGAGGATAAATCAACCTCTACAATTTTCACAGTGGTTCTTATTAAAAATGCTAGCAGAGACAGCTTTCACCTAAGACATAGATATCTAGTCTTCTTTCCGTTATTACATTTTAGCAACTGCTGGAAATTGGGGGCAGGGGGAATCTCTTTAACCCTTTGTTGCTTCAAAGAGATTGCTTATCATGGGATATCTCAAGTTGGAAGAGATCCATAAAAATCATTGAGTCAAACTTCCTGCTTTTTGCAGGACTACCAAAAACTGGACCACATGACTAAGTGCCATTCAGATGCTTCTTGAACCCTGACTGGCCTAGTGCcatgaccacttccctgggcagcctgttccaaggCCTGACCATCCCCTTAACAAGGAAGCCTTTTCTAATGCCTAAAGTACCATTGTGATGTcaacatgaaaatatttaattctcaCCTCTGAGGAGTTACATGGAACCCTTAATAGACACCCCTTCTCCCAGAAGTGGCAGGAGTTGAATTATAGGCAGAACAGGATGCTTTAGTGCACTAACAGCTGTAGGATGTCATCTATCAGGTACCTTTTTTCCCAAGTCTGCTTTTAAAGGCACTCTTACATGTACAAGCTTTTGGAGGGTAAGCAAAAGCACCAAAAGCTGTCATTTCAAATGGAACAGTCTGTGGGAATTTAATCTCCTTATCATGAGTTATCATTTACAAGGAATGTGCTCAGGTTATTTTAGTGCTTCTTTTGCTGTTAGCTTTCAGTGTGGGTTCATTGAAGCTACAAGGACTCTTGATCTCCAAAACTGTTTAGCTCAAAGACAAGTTCTTTTCTTAGCTTGTATAGACACAGAACAATCTGGAAAGCAACCTGCTTGCTGAATACTCTGCTTTGTATGGACATTGGGAAGAATTTTCCAACCATCTCTTTATATGCAGTCTACAGTTTATCTTCAGTAAGGAATAACATGGTCAGTGTGCAACACCTTTGTGCTTTCACTGGAATAATCTCTCTCATTAAATAgaagagtttcttttttttttttttttacaaaaaaccCTTTTGATTCATTTTTATGATGATTGAACATTGCTTTGTTCAGACTTTTTGTGTCATCTGCATTCAGAATGTCTCCTTTGTATATCAGTTTTCTTCCTACTGATTCATGCTCCACCTTCATCTCACTTCATGAGTCATCTTCTCTACTATTTGCAGCACTTAACACTTCTGGCAGTGAGGCCTGACTTCTAGAGTTATTTATGGCAATAAAAGGCTGAGGAGCAGATAACTCAGGAAACTTGTAACAGGATAGTGATTACCTCAACTCTAGGTCCTCGGTGTAGGTTTAACACTGCTAAACCTCACATAGAAAACGGCAGAATTCAGCCTCCTGGCTAATCACATAATCACTACATCTTCCAGGACTAAGtgctgccctcagcagcagggtTGTAGGATTGGGTTGCTCATTTGTATGCAGCAGAGACCAGTGTTATGATTACTAAGCTTTAACAAAACCATTCTTAAATCTCTTCAGCAGTGATAAAGTAACTTCTCTAAATCCTCAGGACCTCATTACCCCATCCCCATGTCTACTGGGTGAACAGCAACATAGCAAGCTCCACAGATACATCACTCACCAGCAAAGGGGAATTCTCGCTGCAGGCAACACTCCCTCATTAGTGCGTACTGAGGTTATTAACACATCATTACTTCTAGGCTTATACTGGTATTGGAGTCCATCATCTCCAAGCATGAAACAACAAGGCAGAAGGCACGCAGCAAAGTGTCACCCCAACAACAAAATATACCCTGCTGAAAGCTTTTAATGTCTCTACAGAGAGATGCTCTGGGAAAGACATAGAAGAAACCCCCAGCTAGgctggaaaaaaattggaaatgaGAAAGTGGGTGATTTTACAGTGAAAGACATGAAGCCTTCTGCTAAAGCAAAGAAACAGGTCATCTAATTCTGCTGTGTATTTTTCCAGTGTTTGTTTTATCACCTAAAACTCTCTACTTTTTAATAGATCAAGCTAATGTAGACAGTTTATGTACAACCTACTACCAAATATGATTAACTGCAGTACAGTGGGTCTTATATCCATCTCAGAGACATTACAagtccagggttttttttgctgaaagCCTGGAAGAATACTCTAAAAATATTCACAAGAGAGGAAACTTCTGGAGCTGTCTTTTTTTGTTCCTACAGCAAAAGATTCACAGTCCATGGACACCAGAACAAATTGACTAAATTCAGTGACAACTGGAGTAATCTTCTGATCACATTTGGGgtagaaagacagaaagaactGCTGCATGTTTTTGACAAATACCTACTTCCATCCCTCAATACAGAGCATTGCACATTTTGGATTTTGTTCTAGATTAGGGAAGAGGAACTGACTAAAACGCCACAACACATCACatcatttttccccccagaaacTGCTCACCAAACCACAAAGAAACAGACTGAAAAGGATTGCCTGAGTTTTGAAAGCCAGGGAGGTACAGACACCCTCAGCCCTCACCTTTAGATGCTGAGCCAGGGCTACTGCTGAAGAAAATAACTGCAATAGACAGAACAAACAATTGTACTGAGGAGGACACTGTCACTGAGTCTTGGTAACTTACAGCTGCATCAATGAATCAATCTGGCTCTGGCTTGCAAATATGAAGAGCTCCTCTGTTCCCTGCAAATGTCTTTTTTGAGAGCAGAAGTAAATGATTTATAATGGAGCACAGCTGAGTCTTGCTACTACCTGTCTCACCTGGGAAAAGGTATCTCATCTGTGTGTAACAACACACTAATTAGAAGAAACAGGTGAGAAGAAGCAGGAAGAGGCAAGTTAGTAATGAGCCAGTCACTAAATTCAAGCACATTCACATTATCATGAGTCTATCAAATTTAACttactattattatattattaaatttatCCAACTTCTTTATTGGCTCCATGACACGATTCCCTTTTCCTAGGGATCAGGAGGTTGGAAACACATTGTATACACACAAAAAGACATAAAAGTAGGAGCACACAGGGATAAAGCTGTGaccagcagggatttggggcagtaGAAAAACATGGTGGGACCCTAAGAATTTTAACATACCATGCAGAGAGACTGGCAGAGAGGTGAGACCTTCAGACAATAAGGTGACAACAGGTCCCAAGAACATATATTTGACAAGCATTGAGCATATGAGGGAAAGACAGAACAAGTACCAAAATTATAATGCAGAAAACAACTGATGGGCTGAGATATACAGAGCACAGATGAGTTGCAAGGAGATGACTCTTTCTATTCCAGAGTTGTATGTCTGGTCAGTCTCTTGACTTTGGAATCCTCTATGCCCTACCTTGAATGGGCATAAAACATTTATTAGAGCCAGCTCTTCCAAAAAAAACAGTAAAGCTCTTCCAAAAAACCAGTAAAGCAATTATGCCATTTGCAGTCTTCCTGCTATCAGCCCTGCCATCACCTCCTGGTCCATGCCCACTTCCATTTGGGCCACTGGCTTTGCCCACCTCCCTTCCTCACCAATCTCACACCATGCTCATCTCTGCTTCCAGCCTGGCTTTTTACTTTCTTACCTTCAGCTACAGGTGACACATTCTTCCTTTCCACTTTCCCAGCCAAGGaaatccagctgcagcacaggaccACTCTTCCCTCAAATCACAGGCAAGCACTGCAGAACAGATTAAAAGATAGCCCCGATTTTTACAGCTTTGTGGCAGTTCTCCTAGCACtctcaggaataaaaaaagctttcctgctttctcctcTCTTGACAGACTTGTACTAAATCACTAAGGGGAGGAGCAAGAGATCATCTCGTTTCCTAAGCAGCTGTGATCCcacctgagaagctgagaaaggCAGTCCATTAGATAGAGCCTACTTTTTCAGCCCACCTCCAGGCCTGGTCCAGTTGGCATGTTTTGCAAAAAAATTGTATTAGCAATAGAGAAGAAAACCTGAAAATCACCCTGTGTTGCCTGGAAAGAACAatgaagaaacaggaaaatgagaaaaaaaacccttagaAAATAGAGAAACTTTATTCAGCTGGTTCAAAATTTTCCAACAACCTGACAAATAGGAGAAATAAGAGACCTGAGGATACATTCTCTCCACACAGTTAACCCAAGCTGTTCCTTGAATTTTGTTTCTTAGGTACATTTAGCTAAGGTTATCTGGCCAGGTATGGAATAAAAGCTGTTGTATGCATATACACACATCTATACAGACTGTTCCACTGGCAATGAAGTTACTCAAGTGCTAATAGTCTCCCAGTGCCTTGTCATGTTTTCAGAAGGGCAAATGATCATCTCTTTGCAGCCAGTGCCATTTCTTCCATTATTTCCTGGGCAAGAATTTTAACTCCCTGAAGCAcaaaaccccataaaccccTGATGatacagagagaaaagcacagCATCAGTAAAAGTGCCTTTTTGTAGCAGGACCACTCATGTGTATCCGTCTGGCTCATCTGTGTGTCACACGTGATTGTTAATCTCTCAAATCAACTCTGCAGCAAAGATACCTTGGAAAAAGCAACAAGAAGTGTAGGACTAGTAGCAGGCTACCTCAGATAAACTTCCTAGAATCAAAAACTTAAGATGAAGCTGGGGCATGGTGTAGTTCAACTGGTGGGCTGAGAAGTGATGCTGTCTAGCTTGTCAGCTTCACTTGGGGAGGGCACAAATCTGTTTCAGAAGTGAAACACTCAATTCTCCATCCTGTGCACATCCAAGGACTTAACCCAGAGCAGGTAACTTTTCCACCTGCATCTATTGGGGCAGGGTGCATGTTAAAGGTAGGTAGCCTGGTACATGCTTTGTGAAGGGGTTGTTGTGTTGTCTGACCATGTTAGACCAGTAACATTCTGAGTCTTTCTAGGATGCTTTTTGGAAGAGGCTGAGCACTGTGTGGAAGGCAACTTCAGGAAAAAACCTCACATGGATTTCTCCTTTTACAAACTTCACAACAACTTTAATAATTGCCTTTATTAGGAGGATCTGCTGAAATCCAAAATTTCATGCTTTTTAACACAATAAGCTTCTGAGCCTCTTCCTGCAATAGAAGATACAAACTCTTGGCTGGGCACacagtttaaatattttctggatttagaaataattttaaaataaagaccAAATGTCTCTGTTGAGTAAACTAATTTCTGTGTTATTAATAAGAGAAGCAGTTAAAGCCTGCCTTATTGAATTGTGTATTTAACTGAACACTGATCTAACTCCCACTGAAAACCATCCATGTCTTTCCATTACTTTCAGTGGATGTTGGACTTTGTCTCTTGATGCTTAAGAGAATAGCTAAGCAGGGAGAGCTAAGTTACATTTCTTAGCAAAGAAACAGCTTGCTGTTTTGACTTAGTTTAAGTGAACAGTACATTGTGAATATTCCTGTGTATAAAATTACACTGAGATGTAGCTGACAACTGCAGGGCTCCTCGCCATGGCtaactgaacaaaaaaaaccaggacAGCAAATAGGTGCCAGGtgtctgcttttaaaatgccttCAAGTATTAGATCTCCTCCTGTTTGACTGCTGGGTCTCTTACCAAAACCCTCGGGGCACAGTTCAACAGCTCCTACGACTAAGCTCCACAGACTTGTGTCACAGTCACATTTGCACTGCTCCCTGTCCCTTGACAGGTTGAAAAGGCACCAGCAAAGCAACAGAAGCCCACAACTCCATGGCAACTGTGGAGGAGAGCACTGGTTTCCTTGTCAGTGGCAATCTCTCTCTGCTAGCCATGCATGGAGGGAGACACACAAGTCTAGGCAAGGGTGACTTGAGGAGAAGCATCTCTGGAGgtcagcccagccagggcttgCTCTCCTCAGACATAACCATCACAGACCTGTTTCCATTGGAGTAATTTGCCTGAATTTATTCCCTTGATCTTTACCAGAGGGCAGCCAGCTTTCTGAGACTGAACTCGAACTGGCAGAGCAACCAGATGAACAGAGTCGGAGCTGCAGATGTTTGAGTGCATCAGCATCACTGGTGCAGGCCAGAGGATTCCTACCCCTGCTGTTTGGGGACTAGCCCGcagtccctgagccccctgcttGCATGATGAAGAAATGGTCGGTGCACGGTGCTGTAACACGTAATCAGGCTCCTCTGAGCACACAGGCTTGAGCGCAGCTCGCTGCTCCTGCGCTGGgattttcccaggaattccagcacAAAGCGCCCCCGGCAGGGGTCACCCTGCCCCGCGGAACTCTGTcccggcgccgccgctcccgccccagCACTTCCACCGGGGCGGTCAGCTGTTTATTCCTgcggcttttttttttttttccccctgagctTCTGAACAGGAAGGGAGAATATTCCGTGCATGCTGTATTTATGCCGCCATCCCTTTTAAGTCAGTTTCCTAAGATACCCAgctacaagaaagatgggaaTAACTTCGTTCACGCTGTCACCAGGAAGAAAAACGGGAGAAAAAATAGAGTTCCAAGAATACAGAAAGACAAGTTCAAGGGAAGTAAAATTATGTATGTACTATcagtttgctttttctcttacTCCACAGGCAACTCTGCCACAGGAAGCAATGCCAGCCATACTCCTCAGAGATTTTTCCTACAAGAGTCACCTCTATTGAAGGGAAATGTTCTGTGTGATGCTGAAATTAAAAGttcaaaggaagggaaagaaatactCAAAATAATCAGTGGATCAGGGAgcaggtttgattttttttgtggggttacATCTGCCTGAAGGAAAGGCAGTAGGCAGGACCCTGTGTGGGTtggagctcccagagccaggctccTTTGCCTGAGGCTGACACTCGTGTTGGTCCATAGAGCTCATTCCGGTGTGAGTGCTGCTGGAGGTCCCTGTGGGGCATGGTCAGAGCTCCGCCCTTCATGAGTCTGTGTTTCTTCTCCCCTCATACTGATTTAgtctcttcctttcctcattTTGTTCCTCTATTCCTCTGATACTGTTCCTTATGACCCAGTTTGCCTTCTCTCCAGCATGCAGAGGAGCCACTAGGCTTTTTCCTGTCCTTGGTGCACTGCAGTTCTTTATACGCTGAACAAGAATGTTCCATTTAAAATACCAGCCATTGCTGCTGAACCACCAAAACCCTCCGATTTCAAAACAATGTCTGAACAGCTGGGacaaatttttttctcacaaaaagCAAGACACAATTGACCACTATGCCCTACGTCCTCGGGGAGACAAAAAATACACACCTAGACCACATTCTCAAATAAGCCCCTAATATTCGATAGACAGGAGTAGCTGGCAGGAACTGAGATGTCTCCAGTTTTGAGGCATTTGAACTCAACATCCAAATGGTTTTATGTTGCATAAGTCTCTGTTTTATAAACAGTAGTGCTGAGAcagtgtgctgcagcagctcttgggAGCTCTCTCTTGTGAAGCCACACTGTTTCCTAAATTACTCTGTTCTCACTTTTAATATTATCCAGAATGATGAAACTAAATTTGTTCCTTAGAGCTTTGCATTAACTGCCTGTCTCTGTCAGCGCGCTTCAGACCAAGCCAAAATACTGAATGGTGGGAGCACAATTGTGCTGCACAATGCAATGCTTTGGCATGAGTTCAAGAAGCTTAATGCCAGAAAGGGTCAGTAAATAATGTCATTACTCCCTATATATACAGAACTTTAAATTTAATTACAGACTGTAGTAACAAGGGTACAGAAGGattgtaaatgaaaaaaaaaaaaagaatcttcaaaaaaaaaaaaggagcctTCAACCTCCCTTTGTTTTTCAATGTTACCTTTACATTTCAAAACAACTCGTCCTCTTTTCAATTTCCGTCAGAAGTGCTGGTTTCCTTTGAGGAGCCAGAAGTTCTTATTTCAGGCAGCATATCAAGAGAAACCATGTTTTCTCAGCACATAGTCAACAAGCACTGAAAAGAGACTTCAGTGACTGTAGAAGCAACTACTGAAAATATCCCAATTGGTGTAAGATTCCTACGTTTAAATGTGCAGGGAAGGTTTGGGAGCAGTGGGCATAGGGAAAGGGCAGGATTAATGAGGAGGGAGGTCTGGACCAGGATGCTTTAGGATAGAAAAGTCCCTCCCAGAATGGCAgtaacaaaattatttccctcctccttttgaaaaacaaagcaaagcaaaagaaaacacgAAGTTTTGATAAAACAAAGAGGTAACTTTACAAAGTAAAGCCAGTATCAATCACACACAGCAGGAACTCAAT harbors:
- the STMND1 gene encoding LOW QUALITY PROTEIN: stathmin domain-containing protein 1 (The sequence of the model RefSeq protein was modified relative to this genomic sequence to represent the inferred CDS: inserted 4 bases in 3 codons; deleted 2 bases in 1 codon; substituted 2 bases at 2 genomic stop codons), encoding MGYNISIQAAVAELPSEGLQNNQGAKSQGYCALMFTSFDNTLLTNEFISKSXPLEETERQKSXILEELRMQGVIKSQSTTARTVEAYETKRDALGKTXKKPPARLEKNWXNEKVGDFTVKDMKPSAKAKKQIREEELTKTPQHITSFFPPETAHQTTKKQTEKDCLSFESQGGTDXPQPSPLDAEPGLLLKKITAIDRTNNCTEEDTVTESVTYSCINESIWLWLANMKSSSVPCKCLF